The Caulifigura coniformis genome includes a region encoding these proteins:
- a CDS encoding DUF3467 domain-containing protein, which yields MSHPENDDSGEPVPLHGQVRHSHLSARVPEAVGRGVFSNGTMILTGAYEIVLDFVLRFGEPNRIVARVILPHVVARQLIAVLQENLQAFETRFGPVPRLPRVRQVQEETPPPPPPEEDPGPAGAGGMTAAQHPENMPQSPAQPQIEDIYDELRLPDAMLSGSYANAVLVRHTGTEFCFDFITNIFPRSAVSARVYLAAPHVPLLLQSLIRSLNPGPDPGRN from the coding sequence ATGTCCCACCCTGAAAACGACGATTCTGGCGAACCCGTCCCATTACATGGACAGGTTCGCCATTCTCATTTGAGCGCCCGCGTGCCCGAGGCCGTCGGCCGCGGCGTCTTCTCGAATGGAACCATGATTCTCACGGGCGCGTACGAAATCGTTCTCGATTTCGTACTGCGATTCGGCGAGCCCAACCGAATCGTCGCCCGCGTGATACTCCCGCACGTCGTCGCGCGGCAATTGATCGCGGTGCTGCAGGAAAACCTGCAGGCGTTCGAGACCCGTTTCGGACCGGTCCCTCGGCTCCCGCGCGTCCGGCAGGTCCAGGAAGAGACACCGCCCCCCCCTCCGCCCGAAGAGGATCCGGGTCCAGCCGGAGCAGGAGGAATGACCGCGGCGCAGCACCCCGAGAACATGCCGCAGTCGCCGGCCCAGCCGCAGATTGAAGATATCTACGACGAACTGCGCCTTCCGGACGCCATGTTGAGCGGGTCGTATGCGAACGCCGTCCTCGTCAGGCACACCGGAACGGAATTCTGCTTCGATTTCATCACCAACATCTTCCCGCGGAGCGCCGTCTCGGCCCGCGTCTATCTCGCGGCGCCGCACGTCCCGCTCCTGCTGCAGTCGCTCATCCGCTCCCTGAACCCCGGCCCTGACCCGGGACGCAATTAG
- a CDS encoding neutral/alkaline non-lysosomal ceramidase N-terminal domain-containing protein, with protein MLRQVQVTLLVAAFVATVQPVAGQEFKAGFSKVDITPEEPVRLSGYAVRTAPMDGVDVPIFVRGVAVQHGDGPPHVLLGVESIGFSGTLSKAVFEALPEPVRGDRALFVMASTHSHTAPHVAGALSNLFFTPQPPEEAAATERYTALLQARCIEAAKAAIADLKPAKLSVSEGSVPFAKNRRRPQTGQWVGLGDSPAGPVDHAVPLIRVTDPTTGKTRGLVFNYACHCTTFGGTHNRVNGDWAGYAMANLEAAEPGIVAVCTVGCGADANPMREGPMQMELSQQQGKMLSDEVTSLTKDQGRVLTAAPKASFGYAGLPIDRPTIPDLQKNLKDANTAIRKHAEHMMATQQRMGRLPETYPMPIQTWRFGDEFTMVFLGGEVVVDYALRIKQELGFPSKYQSANFKAPQEPLPSTKGPVWVTAYANDVFGYVASERVRSEGGYEVDTSMIYYLQPGRWSTGTEEVIMRRLHELLKSSTTDRALSLDEALKSFTIPADMELSIVAAEPLISDPVNMAVGADGRLWVVQMGDYPRGLDDKEQPGGKVVVLTDTDHDGRYDESKVFLEGLPYPTGVFPYRDGAFVSAAPEIFFAKDTDGDGRADKRDVWFSGFKLANPQHRINGFAYGLDGWVYVASGDFSEDVVCHKMGKTINMSGRDMRFHPDSGEMQTVSGRSQFGRTRNDYDEWFGNNNSLPLFHVPMDDQDLLRNPFVPSPPPYVLQSAVAAAVFPTSRTVDRFNDLDRANRVTSACGAAIARDARLGEGLDAAALFCEPVHNLVSRLSLTPKGATFQGGRHASEASSEIFSSRDNWFRPVKVINAPDGTLWVADMYRHVIEHPQWIPEAWQSQLDVRAGADKGRIYRLSSRAHEPEPISDLSKLSIQDLVGVLRDPSGARRDLAQQLLVERNDHWALPYLDAILASDTSPPVLIQAMATRKQLAPRDVLPLSPLLAHADPRVRRICVNLVGRDEPSDAGLKSSLLELVSDPDLRVRVQLAVVLGGWKCGEASQALAALALADLEDEWMRAAVLSSSRGKADQILATLMKSAADRVTTTTLATHLTATVLGDDPVRGARKVFSLLGGASGSSVENWQLQVLAACLNGLARQKQSLDAIEENGGKELAAAVKAIAPIFESARSIAADDSASPQRRLLAIPVLARRRATRDEDLKTLATLLSARQPVAVQKGAVAAITSSQTATVPALLLDNWKTQEPGLRQDVLNALISRREWTAGLVEAVESGAIRPSELTAAIQSRLLQHPDEAIRQRASVVLKPAAGRQDVLQEYAGVLTLKGDATRGAEVFMKTCGACHRLHERGNDVGAKLSSLTNKSTESLLTAILDPNQAVEGVYVGYVAAMADGRTFTGMIVEQTATSITLARPDGQRETLLRIDLDELSSTGKSFMPEGLEKELTAQNVADVIAFVQAPKTP; from the coding sequence ATGCTGCGTCAGGTTCAGGTCACCTTGCTGGTCGCCGCGTTCGTCGCGACCGTCCAGCCTGTCGCTGGCCAGGAGTTCAAAGCCGGATTTTCCAAGGTGGACATCACGCCGGAAGAACCGGTCCGCCTGTCCGGGTACGCGGTCCGGACCGCGCCGATGGATGGAGTCGACGTCCCGATCTTTGTCCGCGGCGTGGCGGTGCAGCACGGGGACGGGCCTCCGCATGTGCTCCTCGGCGTGGAATCGATCGGATTTTCTGGAACGTTGAGCAAGGCAGTGTTCGAAGCTCTGCCGGAACCCGTCCGCGGCGACCGGGCACTTTTCGTGATGGCTTCGACGCATTCCCACACCGCGCCGCACGTCGCCGGGGCTCTGAGCAACCTGTTCTTCACCCCCCAGCCCCCGGAAGAGGCTGCCGCGACGGAGCGTTACACGGCGTTGCTCCAGGCCCGGTGCATTGAGGCCGCGAAGGCAGCGATCGCGGACCTGAAGCCGGCGAAACTTTCCGTATCGGAAGGCTCCGTTCCCTTCGCGAAGAACCGCCGACGCCCACAGACGGGCCAATGGGTGGGCCTGGGGGACTCTCCAGCAGGCCCGGTCGACCACGCAGTCCCGCTGATTCGCGTCACCGATCCGACGACCGGCAAGACGCGAGGCCTGGTGTTCAACTACGCCTGCCACTGCACGACGTTCGGCGGCACGCATAACCGGGTGAATGGCGACTGGGCCGGCTATGCAATGGCCAACCTGGAGGCTGCCGAGCCTGGGATCGTCGCCGTGTGCACGGTCGGCTGCGGGGCCGACGCCAACCCGATGCGCGAAGGCCCGATGCAGATGGAGCTTTCACAGCAGCAGGGGAAGATGCTGTCCGACGAAGTCACGAGCCTGACGAAGGATCAGGGCCGCGTCCTCACTGCCGCGCCGAAGGCGTCGTTCGGGTACGCCGGACTTCCGATCGACCGCCCGACGATTCCGGACCTGCAGAAGAACCTGAAGGACGCCAACACGGCGATTCGGAAACACGCCGAGCACATGATGGCCACGCAGCAGCGGATGGGGCGTCTGCCGGAGACTTACCCGATGCCGATCCAGACGTGGCGTTTCGGCGATGAGTTCACGATGGTGTTCCTGGGGGGGGAAGTGGTCGTCGACTATGCCCTGCGAATCAAGCAGGAACTGGGATTTCCGTCCAAGTACCAGAGCGCGAACTTCAAGGCTCCCCAGGAACCGTTGCCCTCGACCAAAGGGCCCGTGTGGGTGACGGCCTACGCGAATGACGTGTTCGGCTATGTCGCCTCGGAACGGGTTCGTTCAGAAGGGGGATATGAAGTCGACACGTCGATGATCTACTACCTCCAGCCGGGGCGCTGGTCGACGGGGACGGAGGAGGTGATCATGCGCCGCCTTCACGAGCTGCTGAAATCGTCGACGACCGACCGGGCTCTGTCCCTCGACGAGGCGCTCAAGTCGTTCACGATTCCGGCGGACATGGAACTGAGCATCGTGGCTGCGGAGCCGCTGATCTCCGACCCGGTCAACATGGCGGTCGGCGCGGACGGCCGGTTGTGGGTGGTCCAGATGGGAGACTATCCGCGAGGCCTTGATGATAAGGAACAGCCGGGAGGCAAGGTCGTCGTCCTGACCGATACGGACCACGACGGACGCTACGACGAATCGAAAGTCTTCCTGGAGGGGCTCCCCTATCCCACCGGTGTTTTTCCGTATCGGGACGGGGCGTTCGTCAGCGCCGCGCCGGAGATCTTCTTTGCGAAAGACACGGACGGCGACGGACGCGCCGATAAGCGTGATGTGTGGTTCTCGGGCTTCAAGCTGGCGAACCCGCAGCACCGCATCAACGGATTCGCCTATGGCCTCGATGGCTGGGTGTACGTCGCCAGCGGCGACTTCAGCGAGGACGTGGTGTGCCACAAGATGGGGAAGACGATCAACATGTCGGGACGGGACATGCGGTTTCATCCCGACAGCGGCGAGATGCAGACGGTGAGCGGTCGCTCGCAGTTCGGTCGCACACGCAACGACTACGACGAATGGTTCGGCAACAACAACAGCCTGCCGCTGTTTCATGTTCCCATGGACGATCAGGATCTCCTGCGGAATCCATTCGTCCCTTCACCGCCTCCTTATGTACTTCAAAGTGCGGTGGCCGCGGCCGTCTTCCCGACAAGCCGGACGGTCGACCGCTTCAACGATCTGGACCGGGCGAACCGGGTTACATCGGCGTGCGGTGCGGCGATCGCGAGGGACGCGCGGCTGGGCGAGGGTCTGGATGCGGCCGCTCTCTTCTGTGAGCCGGTTCACAACCTCGTCAGCCGTCTTTCGCTGACGCCCAAGGGAGCCACCTTCCAGGGGGGGCGTCACGCGTCTGAGGCCAGTTCGGAGATTTTCAGTTCGCGGGACAACTGGTTTCGCCCCGTCAAAGTGATCAATGCTCCGGACGGCACGTTGTGGGTCGCCGATATGTACCGGCATGTGATCGAGCATCCGCAGTGGATTCCGGAGGCCTGGCAGTCGCAACTGGACGTGCGCGCCGGCGCAGACAAAGGACGCATCTACCGACTGTCCAGCCGGGCACATGAGCCGGAGCCGATCAGCGACCTGTCGAAGCTGTCGATCCAGGATCTCGTGGGGGTCCTGCGCGATCCCAGCGGAGCGCGCAGGGATCTCGCCCAGCAACTGCTGGTGGAGCGGAATGATCACTGGGCCCTGCCCTACCTCGACGCCATCCTGGCGTCGGACACATCGCCCCCGGTGCTGATCCAGGCCATGGCAACCCGCAAGCAGCTGGCGCCCCGGGACGTCCTGCCGCTTTCGCCGCTTCTCGCGCACGCCGACCCGCGGGTCCGGCGGATCTGCGTCAACCTGGTGGGGCGGGATGAACCGAGCGATGCGGGACTGAAATCGTCGCTTCTCGAACTGGTGAGCGACCCGGATCTGCGAGTGCGGGTGCAGCTGGCAGTCGTCCTGGGAGGATGGAAGTGCGGCGAAGCGAGCCAGGCGCTGGCGGCGCTGGCACTGGCCGACCTGGAGGACGAGTGGATGCGGGCGGCCGTCCTGTCGTCGTCCCGGGGCAAGGCCGACCAGATCCTGGCGACGCTGATGAAATCGGCCGCGGATCGCGTCACCACAACGACGCTGGCGACACACCTGACCGCAACCGTCCTTGGAGACGACCCGGTGAGGGGGGCCAGGAAGGTCTTTTCCCTGCTGGGGGGGGCCTCGGGCTCCTCGGTCGAAAACTGGCAACTGCAGGTGCTGGCGGCGTGCCTGAACGGGCTGGCGCGGCAGAAGCAATCGCTGGATGCGATCGAAGAAAATGGTGGGAAGGAACTCGCGGCCGCGGTGAAGGCGATCGCCCCGATTTTCGAATCGGCCCGGAGCATTGCGGCCGATGACAGTGCGTCCCCCCAGCGGCGTCTGCTGGCAATTCCGGTGCTGGCACGCCGACGGGCGACCCGGGACGAGGACCTGAAGACGCTCGCGACCCTCCTCTCGGCGCGGCAGCCTGTCGCCGTGCAGAAGGGGGCCGTCGCGGCAATTACCAGCTCCCAGACCGCGACTGTTCCTGCGCTCCTGCTCGACAACTGGAAAACGCAGGAACCGGGATTGCGCCAGGATGTCCTGAACGCGCTGATCTCCCGCCGCGAATGGACGGCGGGGCTCGTCGAGGCGGTGGAATCGGGAGCGATCCGGCCGTCCGAACTAACCGCTGCGATCCAGTCGCGGCTGCTGCAACACCCTGACGAAGCGATCCGGCAACGGGCGTCGGTGGTGTTGAAGCCAGCTGCGGGGCGTCAGGACGTTCTGCAGGAATATGCCGGGGTTCTGACACTGAAAGGGGACGCGACGCGCGGAGCTGAAGTGTTCATGAAAACCTGCGGCGCCTGCCATCGGCTGCACGAACGAGGCAACGACGTCGGCGCAAAGCTGTCGTCATTGACGAACAAGTCGACGGAAAGCCTGCTGACGGCCATCCTTGATCCCAACCAGGCGGTGGAGGGAGTGTATGTGGGTTACGTCGCCGCGATGGCCGACGGGCGGACGTTCACCGGCATGATCGTGGAGCAGACGGCGACGAGCATCACGCTGGCGCGGCCGGACGGGCAGCGCGAGACGCTGCTGCGGATCGACCTGGATGAGCTGTCGAGCACCGGAAAGTCGTTCATGCCCGAAGGGCTGGAGAAGGAGTTGACGGCGCAGAACGTGGCGGACGTGATCGCGTTCGTGCAGGCCCCGAAGACGCCGTGA
- a CDS encoding bifunctional diguanylate cyclase/phosphohydrolase, protein MSEALNSMVEEYISVGPTAGSAHPMDSSRVLMALLSLARDGQTPEYEIDDLEGIVSSRVLRRILSALQFRDEATLSHARRVSCMATGMASRLGWEGRMLRVLEVAALLHDVGKIGVPDHILMKPAKLSPDESDFMSAQHDVGIQLLQACRIDPAVIQIISEMYSHAEGDSSTGRISGQGAKILAVADAFDSLSNDQAYRRGLSRMEVLNILTSKTGRRFDRNIVLALGRWLDSDGGFLFDPELDLRTTAVNAVVDWETVRQASTMGHIVSYLYLIETLYDGFYIVDSDLKFAVWNRGSENLFGLGSGEALQEIWSRRLARFVDEAGREIPEKEYPLYKVMETGRPHSATFNLIREDNSRESVEILSLPLLDHDGSLQGAAEIFRNLAGVKRNPGRYRELQWAATRDPLTGVANRGSLQAKLNELHAAWAERTDAPPLSVVFLDIDHFKAINDNYDHSTGDRVLIDLVQLLQDELYSGELLGRYGGEEFVILCPETNIEQAVERAERLRRSVMGMRVTNQPTLHVTASFGVAQIRQGDTPECLMKRADQALYEAKRAGRNKTCHIGGPGSAAEPAETLVPACDPFVYDSSFISCDASDVIVTKLSGFVNDNAGRVLAVEEKKVRIRIGRSRLLAGWGKTSLKQPVQLELELAAAVKGMGKRDVSRRREIRVSVRPVGQPKDENQFQQRAGQVVELLRSYCLAE, encoded by the coding sequence ATGTCCGAGGCCCTCAATTCCATGGTGGAGGAGTACATTTCCGTCGGTCCCACCGCGGGAAGTGCCCATCCGATGGATTCGTCGCGAGTGCTCATGGCACTGCTTTCCCTGGCGCGCGACGGCCAGACTCCCGAATACGAAATCGACGATCTCGAAGGGATCGTTTCGTCGCGAGTCCTCCGGCGCATTCTTTCCGCCCTCCAGTTCCGCGATGAGGCCACGCTCAGTCACGCCCGCCGCGTCTCGTGCATGGCCACCGGAATGGCCAGCCGACTCGGATGGGAAGGGCGGATGCTCCGCGTCCTCGAGGTCGCCGCGCTGCTTCACGATGTCGGCAAGATCGGCGTCCCCGACCACATCCTGATGAAGCCGGCCAAGCTCAGCCCCGACGAATCCGACTTCATGTCGGCCCAGCACGACGTCGGAATCCAGCTCCTGCAGGCCTGTCGTATCGACCCCGCCGTCATCCAGATCATTTCGGAGATGTACTCGCACGCGGAAGGCGATTCGTCGACGGGCCGGATTTCAGGCCAGGGGGCCAAGATCCTCGCGGTCGCCGATGCCTTCGATTCGCTGTCCAACGATCAGGCCTATCGGCGGGGCCTGAGCCGCATGGAAGTCCTCAACATCCTGACCAGCAAGACGGGGCGGCGCTTCGACCGGAACATCGTGCTCGCCCTCGGACGATGGCTCGACAGCGACGGAGGTTTCCTCTTCGACCCGGAGCTCGACCTCCGGACCACCGCGGTCAACGCGGTCGTCGACTGGGAGACCGTCCGTCAGGCCAGCACCATGGGACACATCGTCTCGTATCTCTACCTGATCGAGACGCTGTATGACGGCTTCTACATCGTCGACTCCGACCTGAAATTTGCCGTCTGGAACCGCGGGTCCGAGAACCTCTTCGGACTGGGGTCCGGAGAAGCACTCCAGGAAATCTGGTCCCGACGCCTGGCCAGGTTCGTCGACGAGGCCGGAAGAGAGATTCCGGAGAAGGAATACCCGCTCTACAAGGTCATGGAGACGGGCCGCCCCCACTCGGCCACGTTCAACCTGATCCGTGAGGACAACTCCCGTGAAAGCGTCGAGATCCTTTCGCTTCCGCTGCTCGACCATGACGGCAGCCTGCAGGGAGCTGCCGAGATTTTCCGCAATCTGGCCGGCGTCAAACGGAACCCCGGTCGCTATCGCGAGCTGCAATGGGCGGCGACGCGCGATCCCCTGACAGGTGTCGCCAATCGCGGGTCACTGCAGGCAAAACTGAACGAGCTGCATGCCGCCTGGGCGGAACGGACCGATGCCCCGCCGCTCAGCGTCGTGTTCCTCGACATCGATCACTTCAAGGCGATCAACGACAACTACGATCACAGCACCGGCGACCGCGTCCTGATTGATCTCGTGCAGCTGCTCCAGGACGAGCTCTATTCGGGCGAACTCCTCGGACGCTACGGCGGGGAGGAGTTCGTCATCCTCTGCCCCGAGACCAACATCGAACAGGCCGTCGAGCGGGCCGAGCGCCTGCGTCGCAGCGTGATGGGCATGCGGGTGACCAATCAGCCCACACTGCACGTCACCGCCTCGTTCGGCGTGGCGCAGATCCGGCAGGGCGACACCCCGGAATGCCTGATGAAACGTGCCGACCAGGCCCTGTACGAAGCCAAGCGGGCCGGACGCAACAAGACCTGTCACATCGGCGGTCCCGGTTCAGCGGCGGAACCGGCGGAGACCCTCGTCCCTGCCTGTGACCCCTTCGTGTACGACTCGTCGTTCATCTCCTGCGATGCGTCCGACGTCATTGTCACCAAGCTGAGCGGCTTTGTGAACGACAACGCGGGACGCGTGCTGGCGGTGGAAGAGAAGAAAGTCCGGATCCGCATCGGACGCTCCCGCCTGCTCGCCGGATGGGGCAAAACCTCGCTCAAACAGCCGGTTCAGCTCGAACTGGAGCTCGCGGCCGCCGTGAAAGGGATGGGAAAGCGGGACGTGAGCCGCCGCCGCGAGATCAGAGTCTCCGTGCGGCCCGTCGGTCAGCCGAAAGACGAAAACCAGTTTCAACAGAGGGCCGGGCAGGTGGTCGAACTGCTCCGTTCCTACTGCCTGGCCGAGTAA
- the ubiE gene encoding bifunctional demethylmenaquinone methyltransferase/2-methoxy-6-polyprenyl-1,4-benzoquinol methylase UbiE gives METAVDKSGDRIRRMFGGIAPRYDLLNHTLSGGVDTYWRARTVRLVKPEGTAPILDLCTGTGDLAFAYARAGQLKTPIVGADFTPEMIELANAKREKAEAAGKVPPGLLKFLVADAQELPFESDSFQIVSVAFGLRNVADTMRGLKEMVRVCRPGGQVAVLEFSKPQNRAFNALYQAYFRTVLPRIGQVVSGSRDLAYEYLPQSVAAFPCGRELTALMEQAGLEKTQFKPLTFGIATLYWGRKPAGDA, from the coding sequence GTGGAAACGGCAGTTGATAAATCGGGCGATCGTATTCGCCGCATGTTCGGTGGAATCGCTCCGCGATACGACCTTCTGAATCACACGCTGTCGGGCGGCGTGGACACCTATTGGCGGGCACGGACTGTCAGGCTGGTGAAGCCCGAAGGAACCGCCCCGATTCTCGACCTCTGCACCGGGACCGGTGACCTTGCCTTCGCCTATGCCCGCGCCGGCCAGCTCAAGACGCCAATCGTCGGAGCCGACTTCACCCCCGAGATGATCGAACTGGCGAACGCCAAACGCGAAAAGGCGGAGGCCGCCGGGAAGGTCCCGCCCGGTCTGCTCAAGTTCCTGGTGGCAGACGCCCAGGAGTTGCCGTTTGAGAGCGACAGCTTCCAGATTGTTTCCGTCGCGTTCGGGCTGCGCAACGTCGCCGACACCATGCGGGGCCTGAAGGAAATGGTCCGCGTCTGCCGGCCGGGAGGCCAGGTCGCCGTGCTCGAGTTCTCGAAGCCCCAGAACCGCGCCTTCAATGCCCTCTATCAGGCCTACTTTCGGACGGTCCTCCCGCGGATCGGACAGGTCGTCTCCGGCAGCCGCGATCTCGCCTATGAGTACCTTCCGCAGTCGGTCGCGGCGTTTCCCTGCGGACGGGAACTGACCGCCCTGATGGAACAGGCCGGCCTCGAGAAGACGCAATTCAAGCCGCTGACCTTCGGCATCGCCACGCTCTACTGGGGGCGAAAGCCGGCCGGCGATGCCTGA
- a CDS encoding acyl-CoA thioesterase, with amino-acid sequence MPDIYFHEHTVHADEIDPLGHANNVSFVKWMQDAAIAHSTAQGWPMSRYREHGVAWVVRRHTVEYLLPAVEGERIVVKTWVADMQRVTSLRRYEISTTDRLLARAETNWAFIRTGDGKLTRIPEHVSASFVLVPGT; translated from the coding sequence ATGCCTGACATCTATTTCCACGAGCACACCGTTCACGCAGACGAGATTGATCCCCTCGGCCATGCGAACAACGTGTCGTTCGTGAAATGGATGCAGGATGCGGCGATTGCCCATTCCACGGCCCAGGGTTGGCCCATGTCGCGCTATCGCGAGCATGGCGTCGCCTGGGTTGTCCGGCGGCACACCGTCGAATACCTGCTTCCCGCCGTTGAAGGCGAACGCATCGTCGTGAAGACATGGGTCGCCGACATGCAGCGCGTCACCTCGCTGCGGCGTTACGAGATTTCGACCACCGATCGGCTCTTGGCGCGGGCGGAGACGAACTGGGCCTTCATCCGCACCGGCGACGGCAAGCTGACCCGGATTCCGGAGCACGTCTCCGCATCGTTCGTCCTCGTCCCAGGGACATGA
- a CDS encoding ABC transporter permease subunit/CPBP intramembrane protease gives MNWRNVKLIFWREVSDQLRDRRTLFMVVLLPLFLYPILGVGMMEMTVTFTEQPRTVVVLNADDLPEPQLIKEGRFLAQYFKSPDDLDKIHVLTDDARTKAASLSEEEQAFLEGAKERLPKIEELGRLVLEARSLSPKADAARSAEISSRADELRTEISNWFENAPVQVLVIVPPGLKQQVKEINEALAKGDRSNGPRELPAHPMLLENSADEKSAIAFRRVRDVFSAWEDDVLRSRLEQAELPLSISAPVDPVTVDLARSEKLSANVWAKMFPALLVMMAVTGAFYPAIDLGAGEKERGTMETLLISPASRKEIVTGKFLTVMLFSISTALLNIASIGYTGKHMLSARPGGPNSAADVAFPGFEPLMWVVLLSIPLAALFSALSLAFAMFARSTKEGQYYLTPLLMVTMGLMMFSLNPAVELTPFYSVLPVVGPSLLLKALILGSAPGGSLPFFAVAVTISSICYSLLALWWAIEQFQREDVLFRDAERFDLRLWFRHLLRKKEDTPSFSEALFCFVLILMLQFASFNIMRDRLLDAQSDTMALQLQMIYLLATVATPALMMAVMLTSNPLKTLKLRGCHLKWIGAAIVLPVVLQPLALELLSRLHWFFPPLPPGMDRIMKSMSTHELPLWLPFLAFAVTPAICEELAFRGFILSGLQRTHRYRLAAVMSSIAFGIVHMIPQQVFNATLLGLVLAALALRSGSLIPGIIFHLIFNGLQVVAARMLTVPSNLEALKRWGIYEAEATAASPQFTWGLLGGCAVIAAPLLWWLVQGPVAKGWRDAHSGNGQAAKPYDSTVPPGATTA, from the coding sequence ATGAACTGGCGTAACGTCAAGCTGATCTTCTGGCGCGAAGTCTCCGATCAACTGCGCGATCGTCGCACGCTGTTCATGGTGGTGCTGCTGCCATTGTTCCTGTACCCGATTCTGGGTGTCGGAATGATGGAGATGACGGTGACATTCACCGAACAGCCCCGCACGGTGGTGGTGCTGAACGCCGACGACCTGCCGGAGCCGCAGCTGATCAAGGAGGGCCGGTTCCTGGCGCAGTATTTCAAGTCGCCGGACGACCTGGACAAGATCCACGTGTTGACGGACGACGCCCGCACGAAGGCCGCCTCTCTTTCCGAAGAGGAACAGGCCTTTCTCGAGGGGGCGAAGGAACGCCTGCCGAAGATCGAAGAGCTGGGACGGCTGGTGCTGGAGGCGCGAAGCCTCTCTCCAAAGGCCGATGCGGCCCGCTCCGCCGAGATTTCCAGCCGGGCCGATGAACTGCGGACGGAGATCAGCAACTGGTTCGAGAACGCACCTGTCCAGGTGCTGGTGATCGTCCCTCCCGGGCTGAAGCAGCAGGTGAAGGAGATCAACGAGGCGCTTGCAAAGGGAGATCGCTCGAACGGGCCGCGCGAGCTGCCGGCCCATCCGATGCTTCTGGAGAACAGCGCCGACGAGAAATCGGCCATCGCGTTTCGCCGGGTGCGGGACGTCTTTTCTGCGTGGGAAGACGACGTTCTGCGATCGCGTCTGGAACAGGCGGAGCTGCCGCTGTCGATTTCCGCGCCGGTCGACCCGGTGACTGTCGACCTGGCCCGCAGCGAAAAGCTGTCGGCGAATGTGTGGGCGAAGATGTTCCCTGCCCTGCTGGTCATGATGGCCGTCACAGGCGCCTTCTACCCCGCGATCGACCTGGGCGCGGGCGAGAAGGAACGGGGCACGATGGAAACGCTGCTGATTTCTCCGGCGTCTCGCAAGGAGATCGTGACGGGGAAGTTCCTGACGGTGATGCTGTTCAGTATTTCGACCGCGCTCCTGAACATCGCCAGCATCGGTTACACGGGCAAACACATGTTGTCGGCCCGACCCGGCGGCCCGAATTCGGCGGCTGATGTGGCTTTCCCCGGCTTCGAGCCGCTGATGTGGGTCGTGCTCCTGTCGATTCCGCTGGCGGCGCTGTTCAGCGCTCTGAGCCTGGCGTTCGCGATGTTTGCCCGCAGCACGAAGGAAGGCCAGTACTACCTGACGCCTCTGCTGATGGTGACGATGGGGCTGATGATGTTCTCGTTGAATCCGGCTGTGGAACTGACGCCGTTTTACAGCGTGCTGCCGGTGGTGGGGCCGTCGCTGCTGCTCAAGGCGCTGATCCTCGGTTCGGCCCCGGGAGGGTCGCTGCCGTTCTTTGCCGTCGCCGTGACGATTTCGAGCATCTGTTACAGCCTGCTGGCGCTGTGGTGGGCCATTGAACAGTTTCAGCGGGAGGACGTGCTGTTCCGGGATGCGGAGAGGTTCGACCTGCGGCTGTGGTTCCGGCATCTGCTGAGGAAGAAGGAAGACACGCCGAGCTTCTCGGAAGCGCTGTTCTGCTTTGTGCTGATCCTGATGCTGCAGTTTGCGTCGTTCAACATCATGCGCGACCGGCTGCTGGACGCGCAGAGCGACACCATGGCGCTGCAGCTGCAGATGATCTACCTGCTCGCGACCGTGGCGACTCCGGCGCTGATGATGGCGGTGATGCTGACGAGCAATCCTCTGAAGACGCTGAAGCTGCGCGGCTGCCACCTGAAATGGATCGGCGCGGCGATCGTGCTGCCGGTGGTGCTGCAGCCGCTGGCGCTCGAGCTGCTGAGCCGTCTGCACTGGTTCTTCCCGCCGCTGCCGCCGGGGATGGACCGCATCATGAAATCGATGTCGACGCACGAGCTTCCGCTCTGGCTGCCGTTCCTGGCATTCGCCGTGACGCCGGCCATCTGCGAGGAGCTGGCTTTCCGCGGGTTCATCCTGAGCGGACTGCAGAGAACGCATCGGTACCGGCTCGCGGCAGTCATGTCGAGCATCGCGTTCGGCATCGTCCACATGATTCCGCAGCAGGTGTTCAACGCGACGCTGCTCGGCCTCGTCCTCGCGGCACTCGCACTGCGGAGCGGCAGCCTGATTCCGGGCATCATCTTCCACCTGATCTTCAACGGCCTCCAGGTGGTCGCCGCGCGGATGCTGACGGTCCCCTCAAATCTTGAGGCGCTGAAACGCTGGGGGATTTACGAAGCAGAGGCCACTGCGGCGTCTCCCCAATTCACATGGGGGCTGCTCGGCGGGTGTGCGGTGATTGCCGCTCCGCTTCTCTGGTGGCTGGTTCAGGGGCCGGTCGCCAAAGGCTGGCGGGACGCTCACTCGGGCAACGGGCAGGCTGCGAAGCCTTATGACTCCACCGTCCCTCCAGGCGCGACGACGGCCTGA